In Urechidicola croceus, a single window of DNA contains:
- a CDS encoding DUF2795 domain-containing protein — translation MYWTLELASYLADAPWPATKDELIDYAIRAGAPLEVVENLQDIEDEGESYDSIIEIWPDYPTEEDYLWNEEEY, via the coding sequence ATGTATTGGACATTAGAATTAGCATCTTATTTAGCAGATGCGCCTTGGCCGGCAACGAAAGACGAACTAATTGATTATGCAATTAGAGCAGGAGCACCTCTAGAAGTTGTTGAAAATCTACAAGATATTGAGGACGAAGGAGAATCTTATGACTCTATCATTGAAATATGGCCAGATTACCCAACCGAAGAAGATTATCTTTGGAACGAAGAAGAATATTAA
- a CDS encoding cob(I)yrinic acid a,c-diamide adenosyltransferase — protein MKIYTKTGDNGTTGLFGGTRVPKYHLRIESYGTIDELNSYIGLIRDQKIDEEIIKSLIKIQNDLFTVGAMLATPKDKENLKNGKNRLNIPIIDTYSIKFLENKIDKMNENLPLMTHFILPGGHTTVSYCHIARCICRRAERICVHLNNETDINAEILIYLNRLSDYLFVLARKLTYDYQMQETPWIPVKKN, from the coding sequence ATGAAAATTTATACTAAAACAGGTGATAACGGTACAACAGGATTGTTTGGAGGAACTCGTGTACCAAAATACCATTTAAGAATTGAATCTTATGGTACAATAGATGAGTTGAATTCCTATATTGGGCTTATACGTGATCAAAAAATTGATGAAGAAATTATCAAATCATTAATCAAAATTCAAAATGATTTGTTTACTGTAGGCGCTATGCTTGCGACTCCAAAAGATAAGGAAAATCTTAAAAATGGTAAAAACAGGCTAAATATTCCGATTATAGATACCTACTCAATAAAGTTTTTAGAGAATAAAATTGATAAAATGAATGAAAACTTACCTTTAATGACTCATTTTATATTACCCGGAGGTCATACAACTGTGTCATATTGTCACATTGCACGATGCATATGTAGAAGAGCCGAAAGAATATGTGTGCATTTAAATAATGAAACTGACATAAACGCCGAAATCTTAATTTATCTAAACCGACTTTCTGACTATCTTTTTGTATTGGCACGGAAATTGACTTACGATTATCAAATGCAAGAAACACCTTGGATTCCAGTGAAAAAGAATTAA
- a CDS encoding O-methyltransferase, with translation MIYQLKSYIKFLFKSSNQHGVHSPFVFDLITKCFYKKTNPKKLKLITAYRNDLLQNTSIISVTDFGKGSKVFKSKERSVDKIAKIAGISYKRSKLLIRLTNYLNTKSILELGTSLGIGTASASIGNPQSQITTLEGCPETANIAINQFKKFNINNINTLIGDFNKILPPILNNNYYDLIYFDGNHQKKPTLDYFKLSLNSIHNDTVFIFDDIHWSKEMTEAWEEIKNHPKVTVTIDTFFWGFVFFRAEQLKEHFIIRV, from the coding sequence ATGATTTATCAGTTAAAATCCTATATAAAATTTTTATTTAAATCAAGTAATCAGCATGGTGTACACTCCCCTTTTGTATTTGATTTAATAACAAAATGTTTTTATAAGAAAACAAATCCTAAAAAGTTAAAATTAATAACTGCTTATAGAAACGATTTATTACAAAATACGTCAATAATTTCTGTTACAGATTTTGGAAAAGGCTCAAAAGTATTTAAATCAAAAGAACGTTCAGTTGATAAAATTGCAAAGATTGCAGGAATATCTTATAAAAGATCAAAGTTATTAATTAGACTTACTAATTATTTAAATACAAAATCCATTTTAGAATTAGGAACTTCTTTAGGAATTGGTACTGCAAGTGCTAGTATTGGAAATCCACAATCTCAAATAACAACCTTAGAAGGATGTCCCGAAACAGCAAATATTGCTATAAATCAATTTAAAAAATTTAATATTAACAATATAAATACTCTTATTGGAGATTTCAACAAAATATTACCTCCTATTTTAAATAACAATTATTACGATTTAATTTATTTTGATGGAAATCATCAAAAAAAACCTACACTTGATTATTTTAAGTTAAGTTTAAATTCCATTCATAATGATACTGTTTTTATTTTTGATGATATTCATTGGTCAAAAGAAATGACTGAAGCTTGGGAAGAAATTAAAAATCATCCAAAAGTAACCGTAACTATTGATACGTTTTTTTGGGGATTTGTATTTTTTAGAGCAGAACAATTAAAGGAACATTTTATTATAAGAGTGTAA
- a CDS encoding polysaccharide biosynthesis/export family protein: MNKFLIYILLIASLSSCLSAKKTTYFQGNPVAKSELYKFNNEPYKLQVNDVLSISIKAENPELVALFETSENTNSSSTSGAGLYFDGYTIDRHGNIRIPYIGEINVLGYTEKEVREKIEDELKEFIKNPETIFVNVKLSGIQFVVMGEVGSPGTKSLLQNQVTIIEAIANAGEINAFGDRKNISILRKSLSGVERYNIDMTDISVFDSEHFYIQPNDVIYIGALPEKKWGLGTTGFQTFTTIASILSVLVSSVLLVKNL, from the coding sequence ATGAATAAATTTTTAATTTACATTCTATTAATAGCAAGTTTATCTTCTTGTCTTTCAGCAAAAAAAACAACATATTTTCAAGGTAATCCAGTTGCTAAATCAGAACTGTATAAATTCAATAATGAACCTTATAAATTACAAGTAAATGATGTTTTGTCAATTTCAATTAAGGCAGAGAACCCAGAATTAGTTGCTTTGTTTGAAACATCAGAAAATACCAATAGTTCGAGTACTTCAGGTGCTGGACTTTATTTTGATGGATACACAATAGATAGACATGGTAATATACGTATTCCTTATATTGGAGAAATTAATGTTTTAGGTTATACAGAAAAAGAAGTTAGAGAAAAGATTGAAGATGAATTAAAAGAATTTATTAAAAACCCCGAAACAATTTTTGTTAATGTCAAATTATCTGGAATTCAGTTTGTTGTTATGGGTGAGGTAGGTTCACCTGGAACTAAAAGTTTATTGCAAAATCAAGTTACAATTATTGAAGCAATTGCTAATGCAGGTGAAATTAATGCTTTTGGAGATAGGAAAAATATAAGTATTTTAAGAAAATCATTAAGTGGAGTTGAGAGATATAATATTGATATGACAGATATTTCTGTTTTTGATTCTGAGCATTTTTATATTCAACCAAATGATGTTATATACATAGGTGCGTTACCCGAAAAAAAGTGGGGACTTGGAACTACAGGTTTTCAGACATTTACTACAATTGCATCTATACTTTCTGTTTTAGTAAGTTCGGTTTTATTGGTTAAAAATTTATAA
- a CDS encoding GumC family protein, giving the protein MEQDFNFINSSAESISDIKDYIYRILSNWKWFLLTIPIALAIVYYINLSTERIYGLEATIGVKEKQNPLFATGTNIAFNWGGVSDKVESIRRVLRSRSHNEQVVKELQFYIDYLEQGRFRIDDVYGKTPFVVRLEPDQFQLLNTLIQIEFIDNSSFKLSINFDDKSTIKLVNYESDKTKELNLNTSEFHQEFNLDNPIKNPYFNLTFESVDGYGDLKGKTFLIRFRPINNVVGAYQQVRANSVPNTSLLNVSLMGSNKKRIVAYLNKTIEVLAENQLQEKTNYAYQTLKFIDTQFRNAEDSLVLIEDNMGRYKRNKGIYNLSTEGAQIFSETTDLDKQQLNLNDRLEYYNNLENYINSSENYVNIPAPAIINAEDATMASKVSALTQLSAEKEKLQQEVTDNHPSMITLNQEIETAKNVLLENVSSVKNIISLNIRNSKRRLNNYNYQLKKLPEQEQQLLHYQRKYAMTEANYRYLLQKRYEADIAIAASVSDITIMDRAKDTGQISTKPRKEFNYMVGILLGTIIPLFFLVAIELFSTKIQTVEEIEKLTPIPVLGVVGKNTAKNNLSVFLKPKSSVAEAFRALRSNIHFLFDRNKVNETKTIVVTSSIGGEGKTFVSMNMATVFALSGKKTILVGLDLRKPKIFDDFGLKNDIGAVNYLIGQKTISEVIQKTEILNLEFISAGPVPPNPSELLINRATDELIDFLKTKYDYIVLDTPPVGLVSDAFELLKYADATLYVVRQGFTDKGMLKMINDKYKKDEVQKISIILNDFKIKGGYGYGYGYGYGYGYGYGQGYHEDDKLPWYKRIFKR; this is encoded by the coding sequence ATGGAACAAGATTTTAATTTTATAAATAGTTCTGCTGAAAGTATATCTGATATTAAGGATTATATTTATAGGATTCTTTCAAATTGGAAATGGTTTTTATTAACAATTCCAATTGCCTTAGCAATAGTATATTATATTAATCTTTCTACCGAAAGAATTTATGGATTAGAAGCTACAATTGGTGTAAAAGAAAAACAAAATCCGTTATTTGCTACAGGTACAAATATTGCTTTTAATTGGGGAGGAGTGAGTGACAAGGTTGAATCAATTAGAAGGGTTTTAAGGTCACGTTCTCATAATGAACAAGTAGTTAAGGAACTTCAGTTTTATATTGATTATTTAGAGCAAGGTAGATTTAGAATTGATGATGTTTATGGAAAAACTCCATTTGTAGTTCGATTAGAGCCAGACCAATTTCAACTATTGAATACATTAATTCAAATAGAATTTATAGATAATTCAAGTTTTAAATTATCAATTAATTTTGATGATAAGTCAACTATTAAATTAGTTAATTATGAATCAGATAAAACAAAAGAATTAAATTTAAATACTAGTGAATTTCATCAAGAATTTAATTTAGATAATCCAATAAAAAACCCCTATTTCAATTTAACTTTTGAGTCTGTTGATGGTTATGGAGATTTAAAAGGTAAGACTTTTCTTATACGCTTTAGGCCTATTAATAATGTTGTTGGGGCTTACCAACAAGTTCGAGCTAATTCGGTTCCAAACACTTCTCTTTTAAATGTTTCGTTAATGGGATCAAATAAAAAGAGAATAGTGGCTTATTTAAATAAAACTATAGAGGTATTAGCAGAAAATCAGTTACAAGAAAAAACAAATTACGCTTATCAAACATTAAAATTTATTGATACACAATTTAGAAATGCTGAAGATAGTTTGGTTCTCATCGAGGATAATATGGGTAGATATAAAAGAAATAAAGGTATTTATAATTTATCTACAGAAGGGGCTCAAATTTTTAGTGAAACAACAGATCTAGATAAACAACAATTGAATTTAAATGATAGATTAGAATATTACAACAATTTAGAAAATTATATAAACTCAAGTGAAAATTACGTTAATATTCCTGCTCCTGCTATAATAAACGCTGAAGATGCAACAATGGCATCTAAAGTTTCTGCGCTTACTCAATTATCTGCTGAAAAAGAAAAATTACAGCAGGAAGTTACTGACAATCACCCATCAATGATTACCTTAAATCAAGAAATTGAGACAGCAAAAAATGTATTATTAGAAAATGTAAGTTCTGTTAAAAATATTATATCATTAAATATTAGAAATAGTAAAAGGAGATTAAACAATTATAATTATCAATTAAAAAAACTTCCAGAGCAAGAGCAACAATTATTACATTATCAACGTAAATATGCTATGACCGAAGCCAATTATAGGTATTTACTTCAAAAGAGATATGAAGCAGATATTGCAATTGCTGCAAGTGTTTCAGATATTACAATTATGGATAGGGCAAAAGATACAGGTCAAATATCTACAAAACCAAGAAAAGAATTTAATTATATGGTTGGAATTCTACTTGGAACAATAATTCCTTTATTTTTTCTAGTAGCTATAGAATTATTTAGCACAAAGATTCAAACTGTTGAAGAAATTGAAAAATTGACACCAATACCAGTATTAGGAGTAGTAGGTAAAAATACGGCTAAAAATAACTTGTCAGTTTTCTTAAAACCAAAATCTTCAGTAGCTGAAGCATTTAGGGCTTTACGATCTAATATCCACTTTTTATTTGATAGGAATAAAGTAAATGAAACTAAAACTATAGTAGTTACTTCATCTATTGGTGGTGAAGGAAAAACTTTTGTTTCTATGAATATGGCCACAGTATTTGCACTTAGTGGAAAAAAAACAATATTAGTTGGATTGGATTTAAGAAAGCCAAAAATATTTGATGACTTTGGATTGAAAAATGATATTGGTGCAGTAAATTACTTAATCGGTCAAAAAACTATATCAGAAGTAATTCAAAAAACTGAAATTTTAAATTTAGAATTTATTTCTGCAGGGCCTGTACCACCAAATCCTTCTGAATTATTAATAAATAGGGCTACTGATGAATTAATTGACTTTTTAAAAACAAAATATGATTATATTGTATTAGATACTCCTCCAGTTGGTCTTGTTTCTGATGCTTTTGAGTTGTTGAAATATGCTGACGCTACTTTATATGTTGTTCGTCAAGGATTTACAGATAAAGGGATGTTGAAAATGATTAATGACAAATATAAAAAAGATGAAGTTCAAAAAATAAGTATTATTCTAAATGATTTTAAAATAAAAGGTGGTTATGGTTATGGTTATGGTTATGGCTACGGTTATGGCTATGGTTATGGTCAAGGTTATCATGAAGATGATAAATTGCCATGGTATAAAAGAATTTTTAAACGTTAA
- a CDS encoding Gfo/Idh/MocA family protein, with protein MDKIKFAVVGCGHIGKRHAEMIDRNSNAELVALVDIKTKKELGIEKYAIPFFQDLEEFLKSDVEVDVVTIATPNGFHASQAIMVLDYKNHVVIEKPLALSKADAEAVIFKSLNVSKQVFAVMQNRYSPPSVWVKELIDSKKIGNIYSVHINSFWNRDERYYTADSWHGDKKLDGGTLFTQFSHFIDIMYWLFGDITNIKSVMKDFKHQKMTDFEDAGIVNFEFVNGGIGNFNFSTAVWNKNLESSMTIIGEKGSVKIGGQYMNEVEYCHIADYEMPVLEPTNPGNDYGSYKGSAQNHHFVIQNVIDVLQGKKAITTNALEGMKIVDIIERIYQSAE; from the coding sequence TTGGATAAGATTAAATTTGCAGTAGTTGGCTGTGGGCATATTGGAAAGAGACATGCAGAAATGATTGACCGTAATTCAAATGCGGAACTTGTTGCTCTAGTTGATATAAAAACAAAAAAGGAGTTAGGTATTGAAAAATATGCAATTCCGTTTTTTCAAGATTTAGAAGAATTTTTAAAAAGTGATGTGGAAGTTGATGTAGTTACTATTGCAACACCAAATGGTTTTCATGCATCACAAGCAATAATGGTTTTAGATTATAAAAACCATGTGGTCATTGAAAAGCCATTAGCACTTTCTAAAGCCGATGCTGAGGCTGTTATTTTTAAATCGTTAAATGTGTCGAAACAGGTCTTTGCAGTAATGCAAAATAGATACTCGCCACCTTCAGTATGGGTTAAGGAATTAATTGATTCAAAAAAAATTGGTAACATATATTCAGTTCATATTAATAGTTTTTGGAATAGAGATGAACGCTATTATACTGCCGATTCTTGGCATGGGGATAAGAAATTAGACGGAGGAACCTTATTTACACAGTTTTCACATTTTATTGATATTATGTATTGGTTATTTGGTGATATTACTAATATAAAATCTGTAATGAAAGATTTTAAACATCAGAAAATGACCGATTTTGAAGATGCAGGAATTGTTAATTTCGAATTTGTAAATGGTGGGATTGGTAATTTTAATTTTTCAACCGCAGTTTGGAATAAGAATTTAGAAAGTTCAATGACAATTATTGGAGAAAAAGGTTCGGTGAAAATTGGAGGTCAATATATGAATGAAGTAGAATATTGTCATATTGCGGATTATGAAATGCCAGTTTTAGAGCCTACCAATCCAGGTAATGATTATGGTTCTTATAAGGGTTCAGCACAAAACCATCACTTTGTAATACAAAATGTAATAGATGTGTTACAAGGAAAAAAAGCAATTACTACAAATGCTTTAGAAGGAATGAAAATTGTTGATATTATTGAGCGAATATACCAAAGTGCGGAATAA
- a CDS encoding sugar transferase encodes MLSKKQRVAKRFFDLILVIISLMIFIIPMIIFVIMASFSSRSFGIFSQQRVGKDAKLFTLYKIKSMRPNKAKHHVTTANDMRVTPFGKFLRKSKMDELPQLFNVLKGDMSFVGPRPDVVGYADELKGDDRIILSVKPGITGSATIKFADEEIILAQQEDPLKYNDTVLWPQKIEMNKEYVQNWSLMKDIGYVLQTVFGFLK; translated from the coding sequence ATGTTATCTAAAAAACAGCGAGTAGCAAAAAGGTTTTTTGATTTAATTTTAGTCATTATTAGTTTGATGATTTTTATTATACCGATGATTATTTTTGTAATTATGGCATCATTTTCTTCTAGATCTTTTGGTATTTTCTCACAACAAAGAGTAGGGAAGGATGCTAAATTATTTACACTTTATAAGATTAAGTCTATGCGTCCAAATAAGGCAAAACATCATGTAACTACTGCCAATGATATGCGTGTTACTCCTTTTGGAAAATTTTTGCGTAAATCTAAAATGGATGAATTACCACAACTTTTTAACGTTTTAAAAGGTGATATGAGTTTTGTTGGACCGAGGCCAGATGTTGTAGGTTATGCTGATGAACTAAAAGGGGATGATAGAATTATTTTATCGGTAAAACCAGGAATTACAGGCTCTGCCACAATAAAATTTGCTGATGAAGAAATTATTTTAGCACAGCAAGAAGATCCTTTAAAATATAATGATACAGTTTTGTGGCCTCAGAAAATAGAAATGAATAAAGAATATGTTCAGAATTGGTCACTGATGAAAGATATTGGTTACGTACTACAGACTGTTTTTGGATTTTTAAAATAA
- the fumC gene encoding class II fumarate hydratase encodes MKFRIEKDTMGKVEVPADKYWGAQTERSRNNFKIGNSGSMPIEIIYGFAYLKKAAAFTNCELGVLASKKRDLIAQVCDEILTGKHNDQFPLVIWQTGSGTQSNMNVNEVIANRAHEIAGNIIGEGEKTIQPNDDVNKSQSSNDTFPTGMHIAAYKMIVETTIPGVEQLRDTLLKKSIDFKDVVKIGRTHLMDATPLTVGQEFSGYVSQLNHGLKALKNTLEHLSELALGGTAVGTGLNTPKGYDVLVAKYIAEFTGHPFITAENKFEALAAHDAIVESHGALKQLAVSLNKIANDIRMMASGPRSGIGELIIPANEPGSSIMPGKVNPTQCEAMTMVCAQVMGNDVAVTVGGTQGHYELNVFKPMMAANLLQSARLIGDACVSFDKHCAVGIEPNHDVIKELLNNSLMLVTALNTKIGYYKAAEIANTAHQNGTTLREEAVRLGYVTEKQYDEWVIPANMTGSL; translated from the coding sequence ATGAAATTTAGAATAGAAAAAGACACAATGGGTAAAGTTGAAGTTCCAGCAGATAAATACTGGGGAGCACAAACTGAACGATCAAGAAACAATTTTAAAATAGGGAATTCAGGTTCTATGCCAATAGAAATCATTTATGGGTTTGCTTATTTAAAAAAAGCAGCAGCATTTACCAATTGTGAATTAGGAGTTCTTGCATCTAAAAAAAGAGATTTAATTGCTCAAGTCTGTGATGAAATTTTGACTGGTAAACACAATGACCAATTTCCACTTGTAATTTGGCAAACAGGTTCTGGTACTCAAAGTAATATGAATGTAAATGAAGTTATTGCCAATAGAGCACATGAAATTGCTGGAAATATAATTGGTGAAGGAGAAAAAACAATTCAGCCAAATGATGATGTAAATAAATCACAATCATCAAATGACACATTTCCGACTGGAATGCATATTGCCGCTTACAAAATGATTGTTGAAACAACAATACCTGGTGTAGAACAACTTCGTGACACTTTATTAAAAAAATCTATAGATTTTAAAGATGTTGTAAAAATTGGAAGAACACATTTAATGGATGCCACACCACTTACTGTAGGTCAAGAATTTTCAGGCTATGTCTCACAATTAAATCATGGGTTAAAAGCATTAAAAAACACTTTAGAGCACTTATCTGAACTTGCTTTAGGTGGAACTGCAGTTGGTACAGGATTAAATACTCCTAAAGGCTATGATGTGCTTGTTGCAAAATATATTGCAGAGTTTACTGGTCATCCATTTATAACTGCAGAAAATAAATTTGAAGCTTTAGCGGCTCATGATGCAATAGTAGAATCTCATGGCGCTCTAAAACAACTAGCTGTATCATTAAATAAAATTGCAAATGATATTCGTATGATGGCATCTGGACCTCGTTCAGGAATTGGAGAATTGATTATACCTGCAAATGAACCTGGAAGTTCAATAATGCCTGGAAAAGTGAATCCTACGCAGTGTGAAGCAATGACAATGGTATGTGCTCAAGTTATGGGTAACGATGTTGCTGTAACAGTTGGTGGAACTCAAGGACATTATGAATTAAACGTGTTTAAGCCAATGATGGCTGCTAACTTATTGCAATCTGCAAGATTAATTGGTGATGCTTGTGTATCGTTTGATAAACACTGTGCTGTTGGTATTGAACCAAATCATGATGTTATTAAAGAATTACTCAATAATTCATTAATGCTTGTTACTGCATTAAATACTAAAATTGGGTATTATAAAGCAGCAGAAATTGCAAATACGGCTCATCAAAATGGTACAACTCTTCGTGAAGAAGCTGTTAGACTTGGTTATGTTACCGAAAAACAATATGACGAATGGGTAATTCCAGCAAATATGACAGGAAGTTTATAA
- a CDS encoding TonB-dependent receptor domain-containing protein, whose amino-acid sequence MKNSILTIILFFSFHFINAQSINVTGTVLEAETNLGLEYATIVLTPINGKNVTGGVTDSNGDFNLDIRPGFYDVSIEFLSFETLTLNNKDLTKSTNLGTFSLSPSAEALDAVEIIAEKSTVEIRLDKKIYNVGKDMTVKGGSASDVLDNVPSVTVDVEGNVSLRGNENVRILINGKPSGLVGLSGTEALRQLPADAIEKVEVITSPSARYDAEGTAGILNIVLRKGKVLGFNGTLSLDTGIPTRYGVSANLNYRTKKLNFFTNSGYSFNDTPGNAYFNTEFFNKDADERYTIEKREYDRERDNFFTRFGLEYNLSDKTSITGSVLYRKSDRFTDTSNETTIQDENRSESYYLTRNEYEDELDKQLEFNLNFTQTFNSDDHKLTLDFRHEKSSEDELATIVGDTLRPIQISDLIQKTIGLEDQTRILIQGDYVLPIGENAQFEAGFRSNMNDQETDYTLLDENPDNLGTFIENENVSNIFTYNEKIHAFYSQYGNKYGKFSALLGLRMEVSDIEVRVSGTNLDSNKKYTEFFPTVNLAYEINDMESFTLGYNRRIRRPRSWFINPFPSRSSRNNIFKGNPDIDPAYSNGVDIGYIKRWDKLTFNTSIYYNYSTDVFQFTDISLVDYLQDYPDESNLYDDLVLEDVTIRTPSNIASEERFGWEFSFNYSPYKWWRLNNSFNFFKSTRDGNGVIPNSDNSSWFTRLNSRVTFPNKLEWQTSFNYRGPQEDFQSKRKGIISINLALSKDILKEKGTLSLNVSDLLNSRKRIADTFIEGFSNSSNEFQWRERQITLNFTYRFNQQKNRRERQERGQNGGGIDDGGGEGGF is encoded by the coding sequence ATGAAAAACAGCATTTTAACTATTATATTATTTTTTAGTTTTCATTTTATCAATGCACAAAGTATCAATGTTACTGGAACTGTTTTAGAAGCAGAAACAAATCTGGGTTTAGAATACGCAACTATTGTGCTAACACCAATAAATGGAAAAAATGTTACAGGTGGTGTAACAGATAGTAATGGTGATTTTAATCTAGATATCCGGCCTGGTTTCTATGATGTAAGTATAGAATTTCTTTCTTTTGAAACACTTACTCTCAATAATAAAGACTTGACTAAATCTACTAATTTGGGTACATTTTCATTAAGCCCAAGTGCTGAAGCATTAGATGCCGTTGAAATAATTGCAGAAAAAAGTACTGTTGAAATTCGCCTAGATAAAAAAATATATAATGTAGGAAAAGACATGACTGTTAAAGGTGGGTCTGCATCAGATGTATTAGATAATGTACCATCAGTAACTGTTGACGTTGAAGGAAATGTGAGTTTACGCGGAAATGAGAATGTAAGAATTTTAATAAATGGAAAACCATCTGGTTTGGTTGGGTTAAGCGGTACTGAAGCCCTAAGACAATTGCCAGCAGACGCTATCGAAAAAGTAGAGGTGATAACTTCTCCTTCTGCAAGATATGATGCTGAAGGTACTGCAGGTATTTTAAACATTGTTCTGCGTAAAGGAAAAGTTTTAGGTTTTAATGGAACTTTAAGTCTTGACACCGGAATTCCAACACGCTATGGTGTTTCAGCAAATTTAAATTACAGAACCAAAAAGTTAAATTTCTTTACCAATAGTGGTTATAGTTTCAACGACACACCAGGAAACGCTTACTTTAATACAGAATTTTTCAATAAAGATGCTGACGAACGCTATACAATTGAAAAAAGAGAATATGATAGAGAACGAGATAACTTTTTTACAAGATTTGGATTAGAGTATAACTTATCGGATAAAACATCAATAACAGGTAGTGTTTTATATAGAAAATCAGACAGATTTACAGATACTAGTAATGAAACAACTATACAAGATGAAAATAGATCGGAAAGTTATTATTTAACAAGAAATGAATATGAAGATGAATTAGATAAACAATTAGAATTTAATTTAAACTTCACACAAACCTTTAACTCTGATGACCATAAACTTACTCTTGATTTTCGTCATGAAAAAAGTAGTGAAGATGAGTTAGCCACTATTGTTGGAGATACCCTAAGACCAATACAAATAAGTGATTTAATTCAAAAAACTATAGGTCTTGAAGATCAAACACGAATTTTAATTCAAGGTGATTATGTATTACCGATAGGTGAAAATGCACAATTTGAAGCTGGTTTTAGAAGTAATATGAACGATCAAGAAACAGATTATACCTTACTTGATGAAAACCCTGATAATCTCGGAACATTTATAGAAAATGAAAATGTATCAAACATATTTACCTATAACGAAAAAATTCATGCTTTTTATAGTCAGTATGGAAACAAATATGGTAAATTTTCTGCTTTATTAGGTTTAAGAATGGAAGTTTCAGATATTGAAGTTAGAGTAAGCGGTACAAATCTAGATTCTAATAAAAAATATACTGAATTTTTTCCAACAGTAAATTTAGCTTATGAAATTAATGATATGGAAAGTTTTACCCTTGGATACAACAGAAGAATTAGAAGACCTCGCTCTTGGTTTATCAATCCTTTTCCATCAAGGTCAAGTAGAAACAATATATTTAAAGGAAATCCAGATATAGATCCAGCATATTCTAATGGTGTAGATATTGGCTATATAAAAAGATGGGACAAATTAACTTTCAACACCTCTATTTATTATAATTATTCGACTGATGTATTTCAATTTACCGATATTTCACTTGTTGATTATTTACAAGACTATCCTGATGAAAGCAATTTATATGATGATTTAGTTTTAGAAGATGTTACTATTAGAACTCCATCAAATATTGCATCAGAAGAACGTTTCGGATGGGAATTTTCGTTCAACTACTCCCCTTATAAATGGTGGAGATTAAATAATAGTTTTAACTTTTTTAAATCTACTCGTGATGGTAATGGGGTAATTCCAAATTCTGATAATTCAAGTTGGTTTACAAGATTAAATTCAAGAGTTACTTTCCCAAATAAACTTGAATGGCAAACTTCATTCAATTATAGAGGACCACAAGAGGACTTTCAATCAAAAAGAAAAGGAATAATCAGTATTAATTTAGCCTTAAGTAAAGATATACTTAAAGAAAAAGGAACCCTATCTTTAAATGTAAGTGATTTACTAAATTCAAGAAAAAGAATTGCTGATACTTTTATTGAAGGCTTTTCAAATTCATCTAACGAATTTCAATGGAGAGAAAGACAAATTACTTTGAATTTCACTTACCGTTTCAATCAACAAAAAAATAGAAGAGAACGTCAAGAAAGAGGACAAAATGGAGGTGGAATTGATGACGGAGGTGGAGAAGGTGGTTTTTAA